From a single Novipirellula caenicola genomic region:
- a CDS encoding DUF1573 domain-containing protein produces MVRYSILLASIVVLSLFSTTKVHAENWADKMFAETSHDFRTVGRGTKCEFHFELTNKYEEDVHIAAVRSSCGCTSPSITKDTLKTHETGAVVATFNTSSFIGQKSATITVVFDKPFYAETQLKVSGFIRTDITFDPPEVAFGEFASGDAPEREIVITHTGNSNWRINDVRSHCESLQVRLSAPELSPGIVRYRMRVTMKDSMEEGEIHERLTLISNDRAFPTTEMDISGRVRSAISVSPAAVNLGSKPADAVIEKRLIVKGDEPFEIKDIVCSDQRFEFEIPVGRKKVQFVKVRFEGNGTAGDIAQKIRIVTDLPGDKSASCIVTGTLSATQ; encoded by the coding sequence ATGGTGCGTTACTCCATTTTGCTCGCCAGTATCGTCGTTCTCTCGTTGTTCTCGACTACAAAGGTCCATGCAGAGAATTGGGCTGACAAGATGTTTGCCGAGACCAGTCATGACTTTCGCACGGTCGGTCGCGGAACCAAATGTGAGTTCCACTTCGAGCTGACCAACAAATACGAAGAAGACGTCCACATCGCCGCTGTCCGATCGAGCTGTGGCTGCACCAGCCCGTCGATCACCAAAGACACGCTGAAGACGCACGAAACCGGAGCGGTGGTCGCGACGTTCAACACCAGTTCGTTTATCGGTCAAAAGTCCGCGACGATCACTGTCGTGTTTGACAAACCGTTCTACGCGGAAACGCAGCTCAAAGTCAGCGGATTCATTCGCACCGACATCACCTTTGATCCTCCTGAAGTGGCCTTTGGCGAATTTGCCTCCGGCGACGCCCCGGAACGCGAAATCGTGATCACTCACACCGGCAACTCGAATTGGCGAATCAACGATGTGCGAAGCCACTGTGAAAGTTTGCAAGTCCGACTGAGTGCCCCGGAATTGTCACCCGGCATCGTTCGCTACCGCATGCGAGTCACGATGAAGGACTCGATGGAAGAAGGCGAGATCCACGAGCGATTGACGTTGATCAGCAACGATCGTGCGTTCCCCACCACCGAGATGGACATCTCGGGCCGAGTCCGCTCGGCAATCAGTGTGTCGCCCGCCGCAGTCAATCTAGGCAGCAAGCCAGCCGACGCGGTGATCGAAAAACGTTTGATCGTCAAAGGCGACGAGCCGTTTGAGATCAAGGACATCGTTTGCAGCGATCAACGTTTCGAGTTCGAGATTCCGGTGGGCCGCAAGAAAGTGCAATTTGTCAAAGTGCGATTCGAAGGCAACGGCACTGCGGGCGATATCGCACAAAAGATCCGCATCGTAACCGATCTGCCTGGTGACAAATCGGCCTCGTGCATCGTCACCGGAACGCTGTCCGCCACCCAATAA
- a CDS encoding carboxypeptidase M32 has product MTFSTDDFDFVAAHARDAMLLQTIADTLEWDERTGMPIEGGDYRANQVSTLRGMVHRRRTDAKYGETLQSLSENLGDEDPAGDVAATVRGLLRNWKRDQRLPEELVQRTSRATVKGQQRWDAARRADDFGMFRDTLAEIIDLKREAGQRIAEGTDRSPYEALLDEYEPDARVEPLNQVFQDLRKPLVELIESIREAPRQPNRSLLERDFAIAGQRDLSRFVAERVGFDFQAGRLDETSHPFCTTLGPRDCRILTRYDLNWLPAGLLGTLHEAGHGMYEQGMRSDWFGLPPGSYCSLGIHESQSRLWENQVGRSRPFWQWLFDRTQKTFAPTLDDVSLDDFHFAINQIQPSLIRVEADEATYNLHIIIRFDLEQQLIGGTLSVDDLPAAWDARYQSDLGVCAPSPADGVLQDVHWSAGLIGYFPTYTLGNLASAQLFDAAALELGDLDSMFARGEFSPLLDWLRSRIHERGQCESGDSLILRATGKSLSADALIRYLNGKLRPLYGLDG; this is encoded by the coding sequence GTGACATTCTCGACGGATGATTTTGACTTCGTAGCCGCGCACGCTCGCGACGCGATGCTGTTGCAAACGATTGCCGATACGCTGGAGTGGGACGAGCGGACCGGGATGCCGATCGAAGGCGGCGATTATCGAGCAAACCAAGTCAGCACGTTGCGTGGGATGGTGCATCGTCGCCGGACCGATGCGAAATACGGTGAAACGCTTCAGTCGTTATCGGAAAATTTGGGCGACGAGGATCCTGCCGGTGATGTGGCCGCGACTGTTCGCGGGTTGCTGCGGAATTGGAAACGCGACCAACGATTGCCCGAGGAACTGGTCCAGCGGACTTCGCGAGCGACGGTCAAGGGACAACAACGCTGGGACGCCGCACGTCGTGCTGACGATTTTGGAATGTTTCGCGACACGCTCGCCGAGATCATCGATTTGAAACGCGAAGCGGGCCAACGGATTGCCGAAGGAACCGACCGATCGCCCTATGAAGCGTTGCTCGATGAATACGAACCCGATGCTCGTGTCGAACCGCTGAACCAAGTTTTTCAAGATCTGCGTAAGCCGCTGGTGGAATTGATCGAGTCAATTCGCGAAGCGCCGCGGCAACCCAACCGAAGTTTGCTGGAGCGTGATTTTGCCATTGCGGGACAACGCGATCTGAGCCGCTTTGTTGCCGAGCGTGTTGGCTTTGATTTTCAAGCAGGGCGGCTTGATGAAACCTCGCATCCGTTTTGTACAACGCTGGGGCCGCGAGATTGTCGCATCTTGACTCGCTACGATTTGAATTGGTTGCCGGCCGGATTGCTGGGGACGTTGCACGAAGCGGGGCATGGGATGTACGAACAAGGGATGCGGTCGGATTGGTTTGGCTTGCCGCCTGGATCGTATTGCTCGCTTGGGATCCACGAATCACAATCGCGTTTGTGGGAAAACCAGGTTGGACGCAGTCGACCGTTTTGGCAGTGGTTGTTTGATCGGACTCAAAAAACATTTGCTCCTACGTTGGACGACGTATCGCTCGACGATTTTCACTTTGCGATCAACCAAATTCAGCCTTCGTTGATCCGAGTCGAAGCGGACGAGGCGACCTACAACTTGCACATCATCATTCGCTTCGATCTCGAGCAGCAATTGATCGGAGGGACGTTGTCAGTGGATGATCTGCCGGCGGCATGGGATGCACGCTACCAAAGCGATCTGGGGGTCTGTGCACCCTCGCCGGCGGATGGCGTGCTTCAGGATGTCCACTGGAGTGCCGGGCTGATTGGCTATTTCCCCACCTATACGCTTGGGAATTTGGCGAGCGCCCAGTTATTTGACGCGGCGGCTTTGGAGCTGGGCGATTTGGATTCGATGTTTGCCCGCGGAGAGTTTTCGCCGCTGTTGGATTGGCTTCGCAGTCGAATTCACGAGCGAGGTCAATGCGAGTCTGGTGATTCGTTAATATTACGGGCCACCGGTAAATCGTTATCGGCCGATGCGTTGATCCGCTACCTGAATGGAAAACTGCGACCACTTTACGGATTGGATGGCTGA
- a CDS encoding two-component system sensor histidine kinase NtrB, producing MNRPSPNVPKRGEPIAADFFRSIAEHTVDWESWMSCEGEVLWVNEAVERFTGYTPTECLAMPDYPLPLITPDHRKRIARYFAEAGRGSSGNNIEFETLHRDGSKCWVAVSWQPMTDSDGQSLGFRASMRDISDKRQMREQLRLHNEHLEQLVQERTARVAELEQHRLKMEKLAALGELAAGVAHEINNPLAGIRNAFALLKRHIPVDVKHYDKLDLIDGEIERISDITHQMYQLYRPSQQRATTFSLKQSVDEVIVLALPMSRKANVKVTASFASSSEAKGLAADEVVLREGELKQVLLNLVHNAIQASDAGGQVNVIARTDARHTVLTVTDHGHGISPNLISKIFDPFFSTKTETVGQGMGLGLSVTRGIVEAMNGTIDVTSEPGKGTEFVVRLPRQLDVDAATP from the coding sequence ATGAACCGACCATCCCCCAACGTTCCGAAACGCGGCGAACCTATCGCGGCCGATTTCTTTCGTTCGATCGCCGAACACACCGTTGACTGGGAAAGTTGGATGTCGTGTGAAGGCGAAGTCTTATGGGTGAACGAGGCTGTCGAGCGATTCACGGGCTATACACCCACGGAGTGTTTGGCGATGCCGGACTATCCGTTGCCACTCATAACGCCGGACCATCGCAAACGAATCGCTCGCTACTTTGCGGAAGCGGGTCGCGGCAGCTCGGGAAACAATATCGAATTTGAAACGCTTCATCGCGATGGATCGAAGTGTTGGGTAGCCGTGTCCTGGCAACCGATGACCGACTCCGATGGTCAGTCGCTGGGATTTCGGGCCAGTATGCGAGACATTTCAGACAAGCGGCAAATGCGTGAACAGTTGCGGTTGCACAACGAACATCTGGAACAGCTCGTGCAAGAACGCACAGCTCGAGTTGCGGAACTGGAACAGCATCGCTTGAAAATGGAGAAGCTCGCGGCCCTCGGTGAATTGGCGGCGGGCGTCGCTCATGAGATCAACAATCCCTTAGCCGGTATCAGAAATGCATTTGCACTGCTGAAGCGACACATCCCCGTTGATGTGAAGCATTACGACAAGCTCGATTTGATCGACGGTGAAATTGAACGTATCAGCGACATCACTCACCAAATGTATCAGCTTTACCGTCCTAGTCAGCAGCGGGCGACGACCTTCTCGCTCAAGCAATCGGTGGACGAAGTCATCGTGCTGGCGCTTCCCATGTCGCGAAAGGCGAACGTGAAAGTGACGGCCTCGTTTGCTTCATCGTCCGAGGCCAAGGGACTTGCTGCCGACGAGGTTGTCTTGCGAGAAGGCGAACTAAAACAAGTGCTGCTGAATTTGGTTCATAACGCCATCCAAGCCTCCGACGCAGGCGGTCAGGTGAACGTTATCGCTCGGACCGATGCAAGGCATACCGTTTTGACGGTTACCGATCACGGACACGGAATCTCGCCGAACCTGATTAGCAAAATTTTTGATCCGTTCTTTAGTACCAAAACCGAAACGGTCGGCCAGGGCATGGGATTGGGGCTGTCGGTCACGCGTGGCATCGTGGAAGCGATGAACGGAACCATTGACGTGACGAGCGAACCGGGCAAAGGCACCGAATTTGTCGTGCGTTTGCCAAGACAACTGGACGTCGACGCGGCCACTCCCTAA
- a CDS encoding peptidylprolyl isomerase, with translation MIDRVFLFTLSTLGLVAGLSLPAPVVTRSFAQETTATQDSTAASTSQDDSHAADAHAGEPHSHHDDSAKPKGATREPANLLGKGPDGKPFELNEEGKQAKDTYVQAKEKLVDVLIEMRTVHTLYMNGEDQTPEALDRYRELREQSYALFDEVFDAAYEYLLLAPDQEAAQYLLTMLEHRFKNSNYSLSTMRASALLIDLGFNQVFLFQTAARSSVCAGEFETAEKIYEYLKPEDYGDLDKRFSYQMETMKEQWAEEQKRREQDAEKELPRVKLTTTHGDIVIELFLDQAPSTVAHFIKLVEQGFYDGLDFYQVIDDLLALTGDETGTGSGNSGQFIVDEHQREGARNAFRGSLAMAKLPKGDTGEFVPDSGSSQFAIFFTPVPTVSKEQTVFGRVIEGMDLFTELRRVDPHKEKKKGQVVYPPDRIIEAEVIRRPDELPEPQYRQ, from the coding sequence CGCGTCTTTTTGTTCACCCTCTCGACCCTCGGATTGGTTGCGGGACTTTCGCTGCCGGCCCCCGTTGTGACACGGTCGTTTGCCCAGGAAACCACCGCCACCCAGGACTCCACTGCTGCATCAACCAGCCAGGATGATTCACACGCGGCCGATGCACACGCTGGGGAGCCCCATTCTCACCATGACGATTCGGCAAAGCCCAAGGGGGCAACGCGAGAGCCGGCGAATCTGCTCGGCAAAGGACCGGACGGCAAGCCGTTCGAATTGAACGAAGAGGGCAAACAAGCCAAAGACACCTACGTCCAGGCCAAAGAGAAGCTTGTCGATGTGTTGATCGAAATGCGAACGGTTCACACGCTGTACATGAACGGCGAGGACCAAACGCCTGAGGCACTTGATCGATACCGCGAACTCCGCGAACAGAGTTATGCCTTGTTTGACGAAGTCTTCGACGCTGCGTACGAGTACTTGTTGTTGGCGCCCGACCAAGAAGCCGCGCAGTACTTGTTAACGATGCTAGAACATCGCTTTAAAAATTCGAATTACTCGTTGTCGACCATGCGTGCCAGTGCGTTATTGATCGACTTGGGCTTTAACCAAGTGTTCCTATTTCAAACCGCCGCTCGGTCTTCGGTTTGTGCAGGCGAATTTGAAACGGCCGAGAAAATCTACGAGTACCTCAAACCCGAAGACTACGGCGACTTGGACAAGCGTTTCAGCTACCAGATGGAAACGATGAAAGAGCAATGGGCCGAAGAGCAGAAACGCCGAGAACAGGATGCCGAGAAAGAACTTCCTCGCGTCAAACTAACCACAACGCATGGCGATATCGTCATTGAACTGTTTTTGGACCAAGCGCCGTCGACGGTCGCCCACTTCATCAAATTGGTCGAACAGGGCTTCTACGACGGGCTGGATTTCTATCAAGTGATTGACGATCTGTTGGCACTGACCGGTGACGAAACAGGCACAGGATCCGGTAATAGCGGCCAATTCATCGTCGACGAACATCAGCGTGAAGGAGCTCGCAATGCGTTCCGCGGTTCTTTGGCGATGGCCAAACTGCCCAAAGGGGATACCGGCGAATTTGTTCCCGATAGCGGAAGTAGCCAATTTGCCATCTTCTTTACTCCGGTTCCCACCGTCAGCAAAGAACAAACGGTGTTTGGACGCGTGATCGAAGGCATGGATTTGTTCACCGAACTTCGACGAGTCGATCCGCACAAAGAAAAGAAGAAAGGCCAGGTCGTCTACCCGCCCGATCGCATCATTGAAGCCGAGGTGATCCGTCGCCCTGACGAGTTGCCCGAGCCTCAATATCGTCAATAA
- a CDS encoding Maf family protein, with the protein MSGLPRADLPTDEPLILASGSPRRSQLLKAAGYHFTVEPASDEAECGMCSRETAPELVARYAYRKAADVASKRDAGLILAADTVASCYGQILGKPHDIEHAEAMLRQLSGRRHDVYSGFCVWSVSRNRCVVEVVRTELQMQPLSEPMLAEYLESMLWEGKAGAFGFQDGNDWLEVLDGGSETNVVGLPMERLAEVFRDFDLLATEISIEKDGPSLPK; encoded by the coding sequence ATGAGTGGTTTGCCGCGTGCCGATTTGCCGACCGACGAGCCACTGATTTTGGCAAGCGGTTCGCCTCGCCGCAGCCAACTGCTGAAGGCGGCCGGATACCATTTCACCGTAGAACCCGCCAGCGACGAAGCGGAATGCGGGATGTGCAGCCGTGAAACCGCTCCGGAATTGGTGGCACGCTATGCCTATCGCAAGGCGGCCGACGTGGCATCAAAACGGGATGCCGGATTGATTTTGGCTGCCGACACAGTCGCGTCGTGCTACGGCCAAATTTTGGGAAAACCTCATGATATCGAGCATGCCGAAGCGATGCTGCGACAACTGAGCGGTCGCCGTCACGACGTCTACTCGGGCTTCTGTGTCTGGTCGGTCAGCCGAAATCGCTGTGTCGTCGAAGTCGTCCGCACCGAACTGCAAATGCAGCCGCTCAGCGAGCCGATGCTCGCCGAGTACCTAGAATCGATGCTTTGGGAAGGCAAGGCGGGTGCGTTCGGTTTCCAAGACGGCAACGATTGGTTGGAAGTCCTCGACGGCGGCAGCGAAACCAATGTCGTTGGGTTGCCGATGGAGCGGCTAGCCGAAGTATTTCGCGACTTTGATTTGCTAGCGACAGAGATTTCTATCGAGAAAGATGGACCTTCTTTGCCGAAGTAG
- a CDS encoding sigma-54 dependent transcriptional regulator, which yields MANQQRILIADDEPLYRDTTAELLREEGYECICVENADDAIGLLREHSFDLILSDLNMPGNLKLELLKEGRSKYSHIPMIVVTGVPSIPTAIESVRLGIADYLLKPVKFEELLTAVQRALRHPAAPPETETEIELVSKTDRRGKFPEIIGDSPAMIQLLDIVNRVAASNTNVLITGESGTGKEVVANTIHHHSARRNHAFQIIDCTAIPDALFESVLFGHVKGSFTGAIKDQKGLLRHCDGGTAFFDEVGELPAASQAKLLRAVQEQTFTPVGESTPVKVDTRFICATNRDLQSEVDAGRFRQDLFYRLAVIPIELAPLRERGDDVVKLADFFLEQLRPSGSNITGFSNEVIDCFRAYRWPGNIRELRNVIERTITLGRGETIEVGDLPPQLRAPDDSSSDVAVLSEISRDEALDNADRAYLTAVLKKHNGVIASAARQAGLSRQGLNKLLKRHGIEANDFR from the coding sequence ATGGCAAACCAACAACGAATCTTGATCGCCGACGACGAACCTCTTTACCGTGACACGACGGCGGAATTATTGCGTGAGGAAGGTTACGAGTGCATTTGCGTCGAGAATGCTGACGATGCGATTGGCTTGCTGCGTGAGCACTCGTTCGACTTGATCTTGTCCGACTTGAACATGCCGGGCAATTTGAAATTGGAATTGCTCAAAGAGGGCCGCAGCAAGTATTCGCACATCCCAATGATTGTCGTCACCGGGGTGCCGTCCATACCCACGGCCATCGAAAGTGTTCGGCTGGGGATTGCCGATTACCTGCTTAAACCAGTCAAGTTTGAAGAACTGCTGACGGCGGTCCAACGCGCACTGCGTCATCCAGCTGCGCCGCCGGAAACCGAAACCGAAATCGAATTGGTGTCCAAAACGGATCGGCGTGGAAAGTTTCCTGAAATCATTGGTGACAGCCCAGCAATGATCCAACTGCTGGACATCGTCAATCGAGTGGCCGCCAGTAACACGAATGTCTTGATTACAGGCGAAAGCGGGACCGGCAAAGAGGTGGTGGCCAACACGATCCACCACCACAGTGCTCGGCGAAATCATGCGTTTCAGATCATCGACTGCACCGCGATTCCCGATGCGTTGTTCGAGTCGGTTCTGTTTGGGCATGTCAAGGGTTCCTTTACCGGAGCGATCAAGGACCAGAAAGGCTTGCTGCGTCACTGTGATGGCGGCACTGCATTCTTTGACGAAGTGGGGGAACTGCCAGCCGCTTCTCAGGCCAAACTGCTGCGGGCCGTGCAAGAGCAAACCTTCACTCCGGTTGGCGAAAGCACCCCTGTGAAAGTTGACACGCGATTCATTTGTGCGACCAATCGAGATTTGCAGAGCGAGGTCGATGCCGGGCGTTTCCGCCAGGACCTGTTCTATCGACTCGCGGTCATTCCGATTGAACTCGCACCGCTTCGCGAGCGTGGTGACGACGTGGTGAAGTTGGCAGACTTCTTTCTCGAACAACTACGTCCGAGCGGTTCCAATATCACCGGTTTTTCGAACGAGGTGATTGATTGTTTCCGAGCCTACCGCTGGCCGGGCAACATCCGTGAATTGCGAAATGTTATCGAACGCACGATCACGCTGGGTCGCGGCGAAACGATCGAAGTGGGCGACCTGCCACCACAACTGCGCGCGCCCGACGACAGTAGCAGTGATGTCGCGGTGCTTTCGGAAATATCACGCGACGAAGCGCTCGACAATGCAGACCGTGCGTACTTAACGGCCGTGCTCAAGAAACACAACGGTGTCATCGCCAGCGCCGCACGACAAGCCGGTTTGTCGCGTCAAGGATTAAATAAGCTGCTGAAACGACATGGCATCGAAGCGAACGATTTTCGGTAA